CCCTGCCCGAGTTGCTGGACGCGGCGCGCAAGGCCCCCGGCAAGCTGAACTACGCGGCCGGCGGCGGTGGTGCCACGACCACCGCGCTGGCGGCCGAGTTCCTCAAGAGCGACACCAAAACCAACATGGTGCAGGTGCCCTACCGCGGCTCCGGCCCCGCACTCACCGCGCTGCTGGCGGGTGAGGTCGAGGTCGGCTTCGAAATCCCGTCCAGCGCCCTGCCCCACATCCAGTCGGGCAAGCTGCGCCCGTTGGCGGTGACCACACGGGCCAAGAGCGGCGCGTTGCCCGAGGTGCCCACCGTGATCGAGCAAGGCGTGCCCAACTTCGAGGTCATGGGCTGGTTCGGCCTGCTGGCGCCGGCCGGCACTCCGCAACCGGTGCTCGAGCGCCTCAACCGCGAGGTCAACACCATCCTGCAGCAGGCCGACATGCGCAAGCGCCTGGCCGACCTGGGCATGGACGCGGGCGGCGGTACGCCGCAGGAATTCCAGAAGCTGATCGAGTCCGACGCCAAGCGCTACGGCGAGGCCATCCGCCGCCTCGGCATCCAGGCGAACTGAATGACACACCCCCTGCGCGCCTTCGGCGCTCCCCCCTGGAAGGGGGGCGACACCTGGGGCCGGCGAAGCCGGAACCTCGGTGTCCCTGGACTGGACCGTTTCATGCGCTGCGGGTCGCGCTTCGGCGCGGTGGAGAACTGAGATGCAGCGAACAGGAGGTTGGGAAGCCGACGTGGCGATCGTCGGCGGTGGCCTGGGTGGCGTGTCGGCCGCGCTCGCGGCTTTGCGCCTGGGCCAGCGCGTGGTGCTCGTGGAAGCCTTGCAGTGGCTGGGCGGCCAGCTCACGGCCCAGGCCGTGCCGCCCGACGAGTACCCCTGGATCGAATCGGTGCACGCTTCGCAGAGCTACGCGCAGCTGCGCGCGGCCGTCCGTGCCTACTACCGCGAGCACCTGCCGCTCACGCACGAGGCCTTCCACACGCTCTGCCTCAACCCCGGCCAGGGCAATGTGAGCACGCTGTGCCACGAGCCCTGGGTGGCTGCGCGCGTGATCGATGCACTGCTGGCGCCGTGGGAACAGCACGGCCAGTTGCGCATCCTGCGCGGCCACCGCGTGCGGCGCGCCGACACCGCGGGCGACCGGGTGCTGGCGCTGCAGTTGTGCGAGACAGCCAGCGGACACGAAGGCGTGTTGCAGGCGCCGATCTTCATCGATGCCACCGAGACCGGCGAGTTGCTCGATCTCGCCGGCGTGGAGCACGTCTTCGGCGCCGAGGCGCAGGCCGACACGCAGGAGCCGCACGCACTGGCGCAGGCCGACCCGTTCGACCAGCAGGCCGTGACCTGGTGCTTTGCCATGGAGCACCGCCCCGGCGAGCACCATGTGATCGACAAGCCCGAAGGCTACGACCGTTTTCGCACGCTGCAGCTCGACTGCTGGCCCAACGCGCAGTACAGCTGGACGCTGTCGGACTTCGTCACCCACCAGCCGCGCACCCGCGCGCTGTTCGCGGGCGACACCGACGCGCGCGGCGTGTACGACCTCTGGCATGCGCGGCGCATCGCCTGGCGCGGCCACTTCGTGCCGGGCACGTACGAGAGCGACATCACGCTGGCCAACTGGCCGCAGATGGACTACTGGGAGCGCCCGCTCATCGGCGTGTCCGAGGCGGACGAACAGATGGCGTTGAAGGACGCCAAACAGTTCAGCCTGGGCTTTTTCTACTGGATGCAGACCGAAGCCCCGCGGCACGATGGCGGCCTCGGCTACCCGGGCCTGCGCCTGCGCGGCGACGTGCTCGGCAGCGAGGACGGCATGGCGCAACAGGTGTACTGGCGTGAAGGCCGGCGCATCCGCGCCGAGTTCACCGTGCTGGAACAACACATCGGCGTGAGCGCGCGCGTGGGCCTGGAGGGCGCCGAGCGCTTCCACGACAGTGTGGGCATCGGCGCCTACCGCATCGACCTGCACCCCAGCACACGCGGGCGCAACACGGTGGACATCGACTCGCACCCGTTCCAGATTCCGCTGGGCGCGCTGCTGCCGCAGCGCGTGCAGAACCTGCTGCCGGCCTGCAAGAACATCGGCACCACGCGCATCACCAACGGCGCCTACCGCGAGCACACCACCGAGTGGAGCATTGGCGAAGCCGCGGGGTCGCTGGCGGCCTTCGCGCTGCGAAAGGCGCTGCCGCCGCGCGCGGTGCGGGCACAGCCCGCATTGCTGCAGGACTTTCAGCGCCTCCTGCGCGCGCAGGGCGTGCTGCTGGAGTGGCCGCGCTTTGGCGCGCTCACGCCGCTGCTGCGCACGGGGTACCAGCACGCACAGCGCGGATCCGTTCTGCACAAGGTGGCAGACACCTCAGATGTTTAGGTAATAAACAACCAAAAAACCATTCGTTCCTGGTCCGAGCGCTTGAAAGGATCATCCGGCATCCCCTCAACGCATCCCGATAAGGAACGACATGACCACCCGCCGCCAACTCCTCCAGGCCCTGGCCGCCACCGCCCTCACCGCCAGTGCAGGCGCAACCTGGGCGCAGCCCGCACCGGTCACCCTGCTCAACGTGTCGTACGACCCGACGCGCGAGCTCTACGTGGAATACAACGCGGCCTTCGCCAAACACTGGAAGGCCAAGACCGGCCAGGACGTGACCATCAAGCAAAGCCACGGCGGCTCGGGCAAGCAGGCGCGCTCCATCATCGACGGGCTGGACGCCGACGTGGCCACCCTGGCCCTGGCGGGCGACACCGATGCCCTGCACAACAACGGCAACTGGATCCCCAAGGACTGGCAGAAGCGCCTGCCGCTCAACAGCTCGCCCTACACCTCCACCATCGTGCTGGTGACGCGCGCGGGCAACCCCAAGAACATCAAGGACTGGGACGACCTGATCCGCCCCGACGTGAAGGTCATCACCCCCAACCCCAAGACCTCGGGCGGCGCGCGCTGGAACTACCTGGCGGCCTGGGAGTTCGCCAAGCGCAAGTACGGCAGCGAGGCCAAGGCCAAGGATTTCGTGGGCAAGCTCTACGCCAACGTGCCCGTGCTCGACACCGGCGCGCGCGGCTCGTCCATCACCTTCGCGCAGCGCAACCAGGGCGACGTGTTCATCTCCTGGGAAAACGAGGCTTATCTGCTGGAGAAGGAGTTCGGCAACAAGGTCGACTTCGTCTATCCCTCGCTCTCCATCCTGGCCGAGCCGGCGGTGACCGTGGTCGACAAGAACGTCGACAAGAAGGGCACGCGCGCTGTGGCCACTGCCTACCTGGAATTCCTCTACACCGAAGAAGCGCAGGACATCATCGGCAAGCACTTCTACCGCCCGACTTCTGCCAAGGCCCAGGCCCAGTACGCCAAGCAGTTGCCCAAGCTCCATCTGTTCAAGATCGAGGACGCGTTCGGTGGCTGGGACAAGGCCGCCAAGGTCCACTTCGTGGATGGTGGCAGCTTCGACCAGATCTACTCGAAGAAGTAAACCGCGCTGCCAACCGCCACAAGAACGAACGTCTCAGGGAAACACACCGTGTCCATTCTTCTGATCGCTGGCAGCCCGTCCGAGCACTCGCGCTCGGCCGCGCTGCTGGCGAAGTGGTCGCGTTGGTCAAGTCGACGGAAGTGTCCATCGCGAAGCTATGAGGTCTCTGCGCGCGAGCGCCGGTGCGGCGGGCAAAATGCTCGGGGCACTCCGAGCAAGACCCCCTCGGTCGGCGAGTGCCCTCAGCCCTCTGAATCCCACATACAGGAGAACCGTCCCCCATGTCCGCGAACTGGAAATTCGAAACCCGCTCGGTACACGCTGGCTACAGCCCCGATCCCACCACCAAGGCAGTCGCCGTCCCGATCTACCAGACCGCCGCCTACGCCTTCGACAACGCGCAGCACGGTGCAGACCTGTTCGACCTGAAGGTGCCGGGCAACATCTACACGCGCATCATGAACCCGACGCAGGATGTGCTGGAGCAGCGCGTCGCCTCGCTCGAAGGTGGCATCGCCGCCCTCGCGCTGGCCTCGGGCCAGGCTGCCGTCACCTACGCGATCCAGACCATCACCGAGGCGGGGGACAACATCGTCTCCAGCACCGCGCTCTACGGCGGCACCTACAACCTGCTGGCGCACACGCTGCCTCAATTCGGCATCACCACGCGCTTCGCGGACCACCGCGATCCCTCGAGTTTCGAGCCGCTGATCGACGCGCGCACCAAAGCCATCTTCGTCGAATCCATCGGCAACCCGGCAGGCAACATCACCGACATTGCCGCCGTCGCCGAGATCGCGCACCGCCACGGCGTGCCGCTGATCGTGGACAACACCGTGGCCTCGCCCTGGCTGCTGCGCCCGATCGAACACGGTGCCGACATCGTGGTGCACTCGCTCACCAAGTACCTCGGCGGCCACGGCACCAGCATCGGTGGTGCCATCGTCGACAGCGGAAAATTCCCCTGGAGCGAGCACAAGGCACGCTTCAAACGCCTGAACGAGCCCGACCCGAGCTACCACGGCGTGGTCTATACCGAAGCCCTCGGCCCGGCGGCCTACATCGGGCGCGCGCGCGTCGTGCCGTTGCGCAACACCGGCGCGGCGATCTCGCCCTTCAACGCCTTCCTGATCCTGCAAGGCATCGAAACGCTGGCCCTGCGCATGGACCGCATCAATGCGAACACCCTGCGCATCGCCCAGCACCTCGAACAGCATGCCAAGGTGGGCTGGATCAACTACGCCGGCCTGCCGGGCAACGCCGACCACGCGCTGGCCCGGAAGTACCTGGGTGGCCACGCCTCGGGCCTGCTCACCTTCGGCGTGAAAGCCGCCGCGGGCGAAGGCCGCGCCGCCGGTGCGCGCTTCCTCGACGCGCTGCAGCTCTTCACCCGCCTGGTGAACATCGGCGATGCGAAGTCGCTCGCCACGCACCCGGCCTCCACCACCCACCGCCAGCTCTCGCCCGAGGAGCTCGCCAAGGCGGGTGTTTCGGAAGACGCGGTGCGCCTGTCCATCGGCATCGAACACATCGACGACCTGCTGGCCGACCTGGAACAGGCACTGGCCGCGGTCTGAGAAGGTTTGAACGGTCCGCCGTCGCGCCATGAACTTCCAGCAGCTTCGATCGGTGCGTGAAACGGCGCGCAGCGGCTTCAACCTGACCGAGGTCGCTGCCATGCTCTACACCTCGCAACCCGGCGTGAGCCGGCAGATCCGCGAGCTGGAGGAAGAACTGGGCGTGACCATCTTGGCGCGCGCCGGCAAGCGCCTCACCGGCCTCACCGGGCCCGGTGAGGCGCTGCTGCCCATCGTCGAGCGTCTGTTGCAGGAAGCCGAGAACCTGCGGCAGGCGGGCAAGGACTTCATGTCGCGCGCCGAAGGCGGTCTGTCCATCGCCACCACGCATTCACAAGCGCGCTACGCCATGCCCCACGCGGTGCGCGACTTCCGCGCGCTGTTCCCGCAGGTCACCCTCAACCTGCGCCAGGCTCGCACATCGACGATGCCTTCGTGAAGCAGGGCCTCAAGCCCCACGTGGTGATCACCGCGATGGACGCCGACGTGATCAAGACCTACGCAGAGCTCGGCATGGGCGTGGGCATCGTCGCCTCGATCGCGGTGGACCCGGAAAGGGACCACCACCTGCACGCCATCGAGGCGCGGCACCTGTTCGAGATCAACGTGACGCGCCTGGCACTGCGGCGTGGCACCTTGCTGCGCGGCTATGCCTACAGCTCCATCGAAAACTTCGCGCCCAGCCTCACCAGGCAGGTGGTGGAAGAAGCGCTGAACGTCGAGATCGTGACGGTGTGAGGGATACCCGCAGCCTTGCCGGCCAGGCGCCGGCCATGGGCCAGGGACGCGAACCACTTTTCAGTCTCCGTTACGCAAACGGTACACGGGGCCAGCAGGACGGCCGTCATATGCGCCTCGTGTTCAACCAGGATGCTCCCATGACCACCATTCAGAACCACGTAGCCCATCAACAGACCGCAGCGCAGAACGCCGCTCCCACGAAGGACGTATCGAGCGTTCCAACGGCCAATGCGGCTGTGGTGATCGCCAAACAGATTGAAGCGGAAAAGGCGGTCATTGCCGACAACCTCGCGAGAATCGATACCTTGACGAGCAAGCTCACAGCGGTGGAGAAATCTGCGGCCCGCCAAGCCGAAATTACAGACCTCAAGAAAAGGCTCGCCGTGCAGGAGTCTGAACTGCAAATCCCCAACCGCCACCCCAAGGAAACAGCACTCCTCCAATTTGCCATTTGCGAGACCGAAGCGCGCCTGGCTTGGCTCGAGAAGGGGCAAAGCCGCACGGATTTCTGGAAAGGCAAGCTTCAGGAGTGGAAGCTGGAGGCCGGAACATTGCGCAGCCGCTTGAGCGATGGTGGCGTGACATTGGACAGACGGGGTATCGAAATGCGCCTCGAATGGCTCGATGAGGCGATCAACGAGGTGAGCGAAGACCTCGAGAAAGTCCTATGGGAGCGCGTCATCAACTGACGCAGCGCGGGTGGCCCACAGGAACCGCCGTCGACCGACTGCCATGGGGTGCACACAGCGTGCAAGACGTCCGCCTCGAGCCGCGCGAGAACCTCATTCGTCGACGCGGACCCATCCTTCCCGCACCGCCATCAGGATCACTTCCCTCTCGTGTCCCGACAGGGACTGCACCGCCTCCGATTCGGACTTCGCAATGAAGCCTTCAACCGCCAGCGAGGCAGCCCGCTGGCGGAGAAACCGGCGTCCGTCGGCAACCGCCTCCACGACGTTGAGCAATTCGACCGAGGCCGAGTCTTTCAGCAGGTAGCCAAAGGCTCCTTGCCGCAGGGCCTGCGCGACGTGTCGGGGGTTCTCGGACGTCGATAGATGTCAGCCATGGCGGCAACCCTTTCACGGATGGATCCGTGTTGACCTCCCGATCACGATCATCCGTGGGGTGTCGAACACACGCGCGCAAGACCCTGTCCTATATTGGCTTTTTCCGTCTACTCCCGGAGGCCTCCATGTACCTAAAAGGCTCTTGCCACTGTGGCCGTGTCCAGTTTTCGCTGGAGTCCACCGAGCCCATACCCTTCATGCGTTGTTATTGCTCCATCTGCCGCAAGACGGCGGGCACGGGCGGCTACGCCATCAACCTCGGCGCCGATTTCCGTACCTTGAAGGTCAAAGGCAAGCGCTACCTGCGTGTCTACAAGGCCCGAATCGAGGAGGATGGACATGTGCGGCAGAGCAGCGGCCAACGCCATTTCTGCGGCACGTGCGGCACAGCGCTGTGGCTCTGGGATCCGAGCTGGCCCGACTTGGTGCACCCGCACGCCAGTGCCATTGACACGCCCTTGCCCGAGCCACCCTCCAACGTTCATATCCTGTTGGACTCGAAGGCGCCCTGGGTGCAGGTGGAGGGGCGTAAGGGCGATCTGCGTTTTGGCGCCTATCCGGACTTTTCGCTCAAGGAATGGCATGAGGCCCAGGCGAAGAAGAAACCGAAGAGAAAGCCCGTGCCGTGACACGGCGCGCCTCGGCGGCCGCGCTCGTGGCCTGGTTCGCCGCCCAGGGTTGGAAACCCGCGCCCTTCCAGCAAGAGGTCTGGCGCCACTGGCAACGCGGCACCTCGGGCCTGCTGGTCACGCCCACGGGCAGCGGCAAGACACTGGCCGTGCTCGGCGGCGCCCTGCTTGATGGCTTGGGCGAAGCCGCCGCGCCAGCGCCGGTCCGGGGCCGCGATACACCACCGCGCCTGCGCCTGCTCTGGGTCACGCCCTTGCGCGCGCTCGCCACCGACACCGCGCAGGCGTTGCAGGCCGCCATCACCGGCGTGGGCCTGACGTGGACCGTCGCCAAACGCACTGGCGATGCGAGTTCGCGCGACCGCCGCCTGGCGCGCCGGGGTCAGGCCGAGGTGCTGGTGATCACGCCCGAATCGCTCGCGCTGCTGCTGTCCTATCCCGACAGCGCTGCGCCGTTCGCGGGCCTGCGCGGCATGGTGGTCGACGAATGGCACGAGCTGCTGGGCAACAAGCGCGGCGTGCTGCTGCAATTGGGCCTGGCGCGCCTGCGTGCGCTCGCGCCTTCGGCGCCCGTCTGGGGCCTGTCGGCCACGCTGGGCAACCTGGAGGAAGCGCGCGACGTGTTGCTGCCCCACCAGCCCGATGCGCCCATCGTGCGCAACGCGCCGCGGCGCACGGTGACCCTGCGCACACTGCTGCCCGAAGCGGGCGAGCGCTTTCCCTGGTCGGGCCATCTGGGTTTGTCGCAGCTGGAGCGCGTGCTGCAGCTGATCGCAGGGGCACGCAGTGCGATCCTCTTCACCAACACGCGTGCGCAGGCCGAGCTGTGGCACCGCGCCCTGTCCTCGGTCTGGCTCGAAGACCCGGGCACCCTGGCCCTGCACCACGGCTCGCTCGATGTGGGCTTGCGCCAGGCGGCCGAACAAGGTCTGCGCGACGGCAGCGTGCGCTGCGTGGTGGCCACCTCCAGCCTGGACCTGGGCGTGGACTTTCCCGCCGTGGACCTGGTGTTGCAGGTCGGCAGCCCCAAAGGCATCGCGCGCCTGCTACAGCGCGCCGGGCGCGCCCACCACCGCCCGGGTGCCCCGGGCCTCATCCACTGCGTGCCCACGCATGCGCTGGAGCTGGCCGAG
The sequence above is a segment of the Hydrogenophaga sp. BPS33 genome. Coding sequences within it:
- a CDS encoding Bug family tripartite tricarboxylate transporter substrate binding protein; protein product: MFKPSRRQFGRTFLATLALSACAFAAHAQGPVWPSKPITLSVGFAPGGSADIVARELGRKLTEVLGQPVVVDNKPGAGGTIAAAGVASAQADGHTLLLVTSGHAGSGALYSTLRYDPIKAFAPIAKLAATPVVIVVPSQQPWKTLPELLDAARKAPGKLNYAAGGGGATTTALAAEFLKSDTKTNMVQVPYRGSGPALTALLAGEVEVGFEIPSSALPHIQSGKLRPLAVTTRAKSGALPEVPTVIEQGVPNFEVMGWFGLLAPAGTPQPVLERLNREVNTILQQADMRKRLADLGMDAGGGTPQEFQKLIESDAKRYGEAIRRLGIQAN
- a CDS encoding FAD-dependent oxidoreductase, translated to MQRTGGWEADVAIVGGGLGGVSAALAALRLGQRVVLVEALQWLGGQLTAQAVPPDEYPWIESVHASQSYAQLRAAVRAYYREHLPLTHEAFHTLCLNPGQGNVSTLCHEPWVAARVIDALLAPWEQHGQLRILRGHRVRRADTAGDRVLALQLCETASGHEGVLQAPIFIDATETGELLDLAGVEHVFGAEAQADTQEPHALAQADPFDQQAVTWCFAMEHRPGEHHVIDKPEGYDRFRTLQLDCWPNAQYSWTLSDFVTHQPRTRALFAGDTDARGVYDLWHARRIAWRGHFVPGTYESDITLANWPQMDYWERPLIGVSEADEQMALKDAKQFSLGFFYWMQTEAPRHDGGLGYPGLRLRGDVLGSEDGMAQQVYWREGRRIRAEFTVLEQHIGVSARVGLEGAERFHDSVGIGAYRIDLHPSTRGRNTVDIDSHPFQIPLGALLPQRVQNLLPACKNIGTTRITNGAYREHTTEWSIGEAAGSLAAFALRKALPPRAVRAQPALLQDFQRLLRAQGVLLEWPRFGALTPLLRTGYQHAQRGSVLHKVADTSDV
- a CDS encoding sulfate ABC transporter substrate-binding protein, translating into MTTRRQLLQALAATALTASAGATWAQPAPVTLLNVSYDPTRELYVEYNAAFAKHWKAKTGQDVTIKQSHGGSGKQARSIIDGLDADVATLALAGDTDALHNNGNWIPKDWQKRLPLNSSPYTSTIVLVTRAGNPKNIKDWDDLIRPDVKVITPNPKTSGGARWNYLAAWEFAKRKYGSEAKAKDFVGKLYANVPVLDTGARGSSITFAQRNQGDVFISWENEAYLLEKEFGNKVDFVYPSLSILAEPAVTVVDKNVDKKGTRAVATAYLEFLYTEEAQDIIGKHFYRPTSAKAQAQYAKQLPKLHLFKIEDAFGGWDKAAKVHFVDGGSFDQIYSKK
- a CDS encoding O-acetylhomoserine aminocarboxypropyltransferase/cysteine synthase family protein, which codes for MSANWKFETRSVHAGYSPDPTTKAVAVPIYQTAAYAFDNAQHGADLFDLKVPGNIYTRIMNPTQDVLEQRVASLEGGIAALALASGQAAVTYAIQTITEAGDNIVSSTALYGGTYNLLAHTLPQFGITTRFADHRDPSSFEPLIDARTKAIFVESIGNPAGNITDIAAVAEIAHRHGVPLIVDNTVASPWLLRPIEHGADIVVHSLTKYLGGHGTSIGGAIVDSGKFPWSEHKARFKRLNEPDPSYHGVVYTEALGPAAYIGRARVVPLRNTGAAISPFNAFLILQGIETLALRMDRINANTLRIAQHLEQHAKVGWINYAGLPGNADHALARKYLGGHASGLLTFGVKAAAGEGRAAGARFLDALQLFTRLVNIGDAKSLATHPASTTHRQLSPEELAKAGVSEDAVRLSIGIEHIDDLLADLEQALAAV
- a CDS encoding GFA family protein; translated protein: MYLKGSCHCGRVQFSLESTEPIPFMRCYCSICRKTAGTGGYAINLGADFRTLKVKGKRYLRVYKARIEEDGHVRQSSGQRHFCGTCGTALWLWDPSWPDLVHPHASAIDTPLPEPPSNVHILLDSKAPWVQVEGRKGDLRFGAYPDFSLKEWHEAQAKKKPKRKPVP